From a single Lolium rigidum isolate FL_2022 chromosome 7, APGP_CSIRO_Lrig_0.1, whole genome shotgun sequence genomic region:
- the LOC124672835 gene encoding DEAD-box ATP-dependent RNA helicase 36-like gives MEVETEARPFLLFAKPSNRRTEPQPTHPQPPKPDPTPAVQPDAASSGSDSDSDADPAPTLITEHGDSCSAAAAAPASFADLGLSDWLVDVCSSLGMRRPTAVQRRCIPRALAGENVLGIAETGSGKTAAFALPILHRLGEGPFGVAALALSPTRELAAQLAEQFRALGSPLGIRCLAAIGGFDPLGQAKGLARRPHVVVATPGRIATLIKNDPDLAKVFARTKFLVLDEADRVVDSNFEEDLKVIFDCLPKKRQTFLFSATMSENLRSLLELSGSKSYFYEAYEGFKTVEGLKQQYIHIPPDGKELHLVYLLAKMKEDNVRSAIVFVSTCRACQYLDFVLQELGRPAVSLHSHKAQSLRLSALHRFKSGQVPVLISTDVGSRGLDIPTVDLVINYDIPRFPRDYIHRVGRTARATRGGLSISFVTQRDICLLHEIEDDVGNRFDAYECDDKEVTKDITKVFKARRLANMRMVDEGHEDKVQDRRDQKKRDQARKRKHEE, from the exons ATGGAGGTGGAAACGGAAGCTCGCCCGTTCCTCCTCTTCGCCAAGCCGTCCAATCGCAGGACCGAGCCTCAGCCCACCCATCCTCAACCCCCAAAACCCGACCCCACGCCCGCCGTCCAACCcgacgccgccagctccggctccgactccgactccgacGCCGACCCGGCACCAACCCTCATCACCGAGCACGGCGactcctgctccgccgccgccgccgcgcccgcctcctTCGCCGACCTCGGCCTATCAGACTGGCTAGTGGACGTGTGCAGCTCGCTGGGCATGCGGCGCCCCACGGCCGTGCAGCGCCGGTGCATCCCGCGCGCGCTTGCGGGCGAGAACGTGCTCGGCATCGCGGAGACGGGCAGCGGCAAGACGGCCGCCTTCGCGCTCCCCATCCTGCACCGCCTCGGGGAGGGCCCCTTCGGCGTCGCCGCCCTCGCGCTCTCGcccacgcgcgagctcgccgcgcAGCTCGCCGAGCAGTTCCGCGCGCTCGGCTCGCCGCTCGGGATCCGGTGCCTCGCGGCCATTGGAGGGTTCGACCCGCTCGGCCAGGCCAAGGGCCTCGCGCGCCGCCCCCATGTTGTCGTCGCCACCCCTGGCCGCATCGCCACGCTCATCAAGAACGACCCTGACCTCGCCAAGGTCTTCGCCCGGACAAAG TTTCTCGTGTTGGATGAGGCAGATAGAGTTGTAGATTCCAATTTCGAGGAAGACCTCAAGGTCATATTTGATTGCTTACCAAAGAAGCGGCAAACATTTCTATTTTCTGCAACAATGTCAGAGAATCTGCGGTCTTTGCTTGAGCTTTCGGGCAGCAAGTCTTACTTTTACGAGGCATACGAAGGCTTCAAGACTGTTGAGGGCTTGAAGCAGCAGTATATCCATATACCTCCTGATGGAAAAGAGCTACATCTTGTGTATCTTCTGGCAAAAATGAAGGAAGATAATGTACGCTCAGCCATCGTATTTGTTTCAACTTGCAG GGCATGCCAATATTTGGACTTTGTGTTGCAAGAGCTTGGCCGACCTGCTGTTTCTTTGCACTCTCACAAGGCTCAGTCGCTAAGGCTTTCAGCGTTGCATCGGTTTAAGTCTGGTCAGGTACCTGTATTGATCTCTACTGACGTGGGCAGTCGTGGGTTGGATATCCCAACTGTTGATCTTGTTATCAACTATGACATTCCGAG GTTTCCACGCGATTATATCCATCGGGTTGGGCGAACTGCAAGAGCAACTAGGGGAGGGCTCTCTATAAGCTTTGTGACTCAG AGGGATATATGTCTCTTACATGAGATAGAAGATGATGTGGGGAATCGATTTGATGCATATGAGTGCGATGACAAAGAAGTCACCAAAGATATTACAAAG GTATTCAAAGCGAGGCGTCTTGCGAATATGAGGATGGTAGACGAGGGCCACGAAGATAAGGTTCAAGACAGAAGAGACCAGAAGAAACGAGATCAGGCAAGAAAGCGCAAACACGAGGAATGA